A single genomic interval of Pseudorca crassidens isolate mPseCra1 chromosome 19, mPseCra1.hap1, whole genome shotgun sequence harbors:
- the TMEM100 gene encoding transmembrane protein 100 — translation MTEEPIKEILGTPKSPKPVAMEKSSNGEVMVTMVPLVNEIQLTAATGGAELSCYRCIIPFAVVVLIAGIAVTAVAYSFNSHGSIISILGLVLLSLGLFLLASSALCWKVRQRSKKAKRRESQTTLVANQRSLFA, via the coding sequence ATGACCGAAGAGCCCATAAAGGAGATCCTGGGAACCCCGAAGTCTCCCAAGCCAGTGGCAATGGAGAAGAGCTCCAATGGTGAAGTCATGGTCACCATGGTCCCCCTGGTCAATGAGATTCAGCTGACAGCCGCCACGGGGGGCGCTGAGCTCTCCTGTTACCGCTGCATCATCCCCTTCGCCGTGGTTGTCCTCATCGCTGGGATAGCGGTCACTGCCGTGGCTTACAGCTTCAATTCCCATGGCTCCATCATCTCCATCTTAGGTCTAGTCCTTCTATCATTGGGACTTTTTTTGTTAGCCTCCAGCGCCCTGTGCTGGAAGGTGAGACAGAGAAGCAAGAAAGCCAAGAGGCGGGAGAGTCAGACGACTCTCGTGGCAAATCAGAGAAGCTTGTTTGCTTAG